Genomic segment of Luteolibacter arcticus:
AGTCGCCGCGGTGGCGCGGACGATTACTCTCTCCGGCGTTCTTTCGGGTGCGGGTGCGCTGAACACCGCCGGCCTCGGCGGACTCACGCTCTCGGGTCTGAACACCTACAGCGGAAACACCACCGTTAACGGAGGCACCCTCACCCTCGCCGACAACGCCCGGCTGACATTCGTCATCGGTGCCACCAGCGGAGCGACCAACACCCTCTCCGGTGCTGGAACGGTGTTCCTCAACGGCGATTTCGCCATCGATACCACGGCCGCTTCCGCCCTGAACAGCGGCAGTTGGACCTTGGAAAATGTCCCTTCGCTTCCCGGGGCCTACGGGACCACTTTCACCGTCCTCAGTGGCTTTGCCGACGCCGGAGGCGACAAGTGGACGAAGACCGACGGCTCCAAGCTCTGGACCTTCGACGAGACCACCGGAGTGCTCACCCTGGCAACCTCCTCCGGCTATGGTGCGTGGGCCGCAACCAATGCCGGTGGCGGCACGGCCAACGCCGACTTCGACAAGGATGGCGTCGCGAACGCAGTCGAGTATGTGCTTGGTGGCTCAGGGACCACGAATGACGCTGGCAAGCTGCCTGACATCACGATTTCCGGCGGAAACATGGTCTTCGAATTCGTGCGCGATCGGGCCTCAAAAACTCCCGACACCGTGCTCAGGATCGAGGTCGGCACAACGCTCGCCACCTGGCCCACAAGCTACACCGTTGGCGTGTCGCAGGAAGTGATGGTCACGGAGAACCCGAATGGAACGGACACCATCACTGCCAGCGTGCCCCAAGCGGGTGATACGGTGAAATTCGCCCGCCTCCGGGTGGATGTGACCCTCTGATCCATACCCGGCCGTTTCTACAGAGCCCTCCCGCGTCCCACGCGCGGGAGGCTTTTTTTGAGTACCGACGGACGTTCGGGTCCGACCTGTTTCCCGGTGCCTCGGGGGAGATCCTTTCTGAACCAGACGACCGCCTCAGAAAAGCTGACGGAGAGCCTCCCACCCGCCGCCTCGCCCTCATGCCCGACGTTCAAGGCTCCCTCACATCCAGTCGAATGAAGGTCCGGGGGGCGTCTGCAGGAAGCGGGATCGTGATCCAATCATGGTCACCCTGGTCGGCGATCTCGATGCTCTGACTCGAAAGGGTGTCAGCGCCCAAGATGATGTCCCGTTCCTCTGGCCAACTGCTCAGATCATCGCTGAATTTCACGGTAATGACGCTGTGCTCGCGAGCCCGTGAGTCGCGCCGGAAGGAATAGCGGAATCCCCCTTCCTCCGATGCTGCGAGCGCGGGGAGAATGGTGCTGTCAGGAATCAATGGATCCCCGCCAAAGACGAACTCCAGGCCGTTGGAAATGCCATCGCTGTCGGCATCGTCATTGAAGCCGGTTTGGCCTTCCGCCTCGAGCTGCTCCATCCAGGCGCCGAAACCGGCATCGCGTGGGACCAACTGGATCTCGCGGGCATCGTCGTCATACCGGATTTCCCAGCCGAGCGGCACAGTGGTCGCTGCGAACTTCCCGGTGCGGATGCCGGAGTAGGAAATCAAGACCCCCGGACTGGCCTCGGGAGCCGTGGTCACCACGATCTCCGCGCCGGCCACGCTCACATCCCCGGTGACGGAGGTGCGGCCTTCGGCCAGAAGGATGGCATCCTCAGCGAGGTCCAGCCTGCCGGTGGTGAAAGTGGACGTTGCGGCCGGAGCGAGCGTGCCTCTCGATTGCACGTTTACCGGGGCATGGATCGCACCGGTGCCGCGGAGCGTCCCCTTTTCGGCGACGGTGGTTTCACTGGCGAGGCTGCCTTCCAGCGACAAGGTTCCCTCCTCCACGGTGGTGGTCCCGGTGTATGAATTCGTACCGCCTAGCACCAGCGAGCCTCCGCCGGTCAGGGTGACACTGCCAGCGCCGGAAAGAATGCCGGAAAGTCTGATCTGCCGGGTTTCATCCGGTGAAGTCCCATCCGCGGTGTCGATGGCGATTCCCAGCTCAGCCCCGGAAAGGCTCATGTTCACCGCGCTCGACCAATCTTCCAGCGCTCCAAGCACCCCCGACTCCAGGCGGATCTCGCGCACCGCGCCGGCGGCCGGTGTGACCCAATGGTAGATTCCCCCGCTGCCGACATTCAATCGACCGCCGATGAGGTGCAGGTGTGCCACTCCAGTCGCGCTGGTACCCATGGCGATGCCTTTTAGATTCGCCGTGCCGCTACCCGAAACGGCGAGCGTGCCACTGCAGGCACCGCCGGCGCTGAGGATGGTGTTCGCGTTGGGGACATTCAATGTGCCGCCCGCAATCTCATAGCGGCCGATGCCTCCATTGCGGTGACCGATGTTCACTCCATTCCCCCAATCGCCGACCGGGGTGGAAAAGGTCAGCGTTCCGCTGCTTTGGGAAAAGGTGCCGGTAGCGGCATCTCCGATCAGCACGTTCCCCGGGAATTGCAGGTCCCCGGTATTTGCCACAGTCCCGCCGGTGATGGCGAAGGTGGTGAGAGTGAGGGGAAGATCTTCCTCATCCAGCGACAAGCGGCCAGCCCCGGCCTTGTTCAGGCGTCCCGTCCCGCTGATGGGATTCGCGATGTTCAAATCGTCAGACCGGTTGAAGGCGAGCGTCCCGTTCACTTCGATGGGCCCGGTGATGCTTCCCTGTGCGGCTCCGTTGCCGATTTGCAGGACTGATCCCGCGGCCACGAGGGACCCGCCTGCATAGCCGCTATCCCCGGTGAGCACCGTGGTGCCGGAGCCGGCCGTTTCCACTCGCCCGCTGCCCTCGATCGTGTTGCCATAAACGTTCGTCCCCGTGCGGGAGAAGCGGAGGATGCCGTGATTAAGCACCGCGCCGGACCCCAGAGTCGCCACGCCAGTCCCCAGCGCCCCGTTTCCCGCATTCGAGTTGCTGAGTTCGAGGACAGGTGTCTGCGCCGCCAGGCTGTCGATCCGGCGGTTGATGGACAGCTCGTGATCGTAGTTCGTATCCTGGGTAAGCTCCCAACTGAAGACACCCGCGAAGCCATTGCTCCTTGCGTAGTTGACCTTCGCATCTACCAGCTCCAAGCCGCTGAAATAGTACACGTGTCCGTTGCCGGGGTCGGTCCACTGGTTCGCCTGGGCGAGATCGACTCCTGCATTGCGCAGTTGGTTCCAGCTCCGCCATTTGTCGGTTGTCGAATTGCCCTGGGCGGTCATTCCGTACGACGGCAGCCCGATGCGGATTTGGGAGGCTCTCAGGCCGCGGTTGATGTAGGCAGACAGGCGGCTCTTGAAAGTAGCCAGGTCCATCGCATTCGACTGGGCGAAGTAGAACTGGATGTTCACGAAATCGACCGTATTCGCAATCGCCTCCACATACGGTTCATATTGCGAGCCGTGTGCATGGGAAGTGGAGACCACGATTCCCTGGGGCCGGAACTCATCGGCGATCGCCTTGACCGTCGCCCCGTAGTTCGCCGGGCTCACATAGGTTCCCGAGTTTGGCATGTCTTCCCAGTCAATGTCGATGCCGGTAAAGTTATGCGTATCCACAAGCTCATGAACCTGGTCGATGAATGCTTGCAGGCCCGTTGGATTTGACACGATGTGCCGGAGCGAAAAGACCCCGAGCGTCAACTTGGCATTGGGCGAAGCGCTTCTGATGAATGCCACCCGGTCGGCGAAATTTGCCGGCAGATCGAGGTGGCCGTCGGTGTCAGGCTCCATGAACGCGCCTTGGTTGAAGACGATGGCGGTTTCGAGTTGCCCGGCGGACTTGGTCGGGGTCGTGGCACCATAACGGTTTTCCACGAAGTAATCCGTTCGGTCGAAATGAATCACCGCACTGTGAGCGGTGGATGCATTCGCCGGAAGGGATTCAGAAAGGACGGTCGAGCTGCCGCAGGTGGCAGCCACGATCGCAGATGGCAGGAAGATGGAGATTCTCATAATTCCGCTTGTGGGAAAAGACGTGACGAATGCGGCGCGACGATTGGCGGGTGGCCGTTGCCCCGACCTGGAACTTTCCCCCTTGCTAGAGCTGCCCCGCCCAGGCGGGGCACGTCTGAAGCACTTCTCGCCGAGGCGGGACTTCTCGCCACCGAAACCTACCGGTCCTCAAACCCGACCAGTTTCACCGCCGCCATCTGGTCGGGAAAACCAACCGTCGGCAGGCATTTGCGGGTGATGCGCATTGAAGGGGAACTTTCGCCCAGCAGATTCATGAGAACATTGATTTTCCAAGGAATGATCCTCGCCACCATGATGGTGGTCAGCCAGGCCGCAACCGTGCTCATCGATGGGACGACACGGAACGGTGGGTTTGAGGCACGCGACTCTGCCGGGACCACGTATGCAAACGTCTCGGGGTGGTACAACTACGGTGCCGGCGTGGACACGACCGCGGTCATCAGCACACCCGCACGGACCGGAACCTCGGCAGGCATCGTGTCGCTTGCATCGCAACCGACGATCAACCTTGGCCACATCATTGCCGCAGGTGACACTTTCGACCTGCAGTTCTTCCATCGTGACAACAACGCGACCGGCAGCCCGGTCATCAGTTGGCAGATCTTTTACTACAGCGCCGAAGGTGACGTCGATTTCGACGAGGGAGCCAGCACCACCGGGGTGGCCTTGTTTTCCGGAACGGTCACTGGCACGGGTGCCTACCAATCGTCTTCCATTTCAACGACGGCCGCGGTGGAGGCCAGCGATGCCGGTGTGGGCAACACGCTCTACCTGCGATTCTTCCGCACCGCGGGGGACGGGCAGTTTCCGTTGATTGACGATGTTTCGCTCAGCGTTGTCCCCGAGCCATCCGCCGCATTGTTGGGCGGGCTGGGTGTGCTCGGTCTATTGCGCCGACGCCGGCCATAAAAATTTCGCCGCAACGGCATTACGCGCAGCCGGGGACCGATCGATCCCGGCTGTTTTTTTTTTGGCGTGGTGGGCGAGCCGTCCGGCAAGGCTCGCGCGACGCAGCGCTGAGGCGCACGCTGCGGTGCAGCATTTCGCGGAACAACATCGCCGCTTCCCTCTCTCTTCAGGGGGACACCTCCCTCTACTGACGGAGCCGCGTTATCAAGGCCGTTGCGTCTCACCCGACGGCCTTTCATCGCCCATGCCTTCCCCGCTTTGGGTTAGTAGGGTGGAGAAATGTGCGTGCACTATAGTCCTTACCTATATTCGTCCCTAACCAAGAATCTCAATGAAGCGCAACCTTCCCCTCGCTTGGTCCCTGACAGCCTTCCTTCCGTTCTTGTCACCGCTTCCGGCAGAGCAGCCGAAGTCGGTCGAGCGATGGGATGTGCTTGAGCTTACGCTGTCCGGGCCATCATCTGGGAACCCGTTCGTCGAGGTCCAGCTATCCGCCCGGTTCACCAAGGGCGAGGAGACCATCACCGTGCCGGGCTTCTACGACGGGGGAGGCGTGTATCGCGTCCGCTTCTCGCCTCCCGACCCGGGGCGTTGGACTTACACGACCCGGAGCAACCAGGCCGAGCTGAGCGGCAAGGACGGAAGCTTCGAGGCGACCGCTGCGACCGGGGACAACCACGGCCCCGTCCGGATCCGTGAGACCTTCCACCTGGCATATGCCGACGGCACGCCGTTCTTCCAGGTAGGCACCACCTGCTACGCGTGGACCCACCAGACGGACGAGCTTCAGAAGCAAACCCTCGAGACGCTGGCGACCGAGCCGTTCAACAAGCTCCGGATGTGCGTGTTCCCGAAGTCATACAGGCACAACGCCAACGATCCCACTACATTCCCGTTCGCACGCGCAGCCGACGGAAAGGCGTTCGACTTCGAGCGCTTCGATCCCGCGAACTGGCGGCACCTTGAGCAACGCATCGGCGACCTTCGGAAGCTCGGGATCGAGGCGGACCTGATCCTCTTTCACCCGTACGACCGATGGGGCTTCGCCGAGATGGATTCCGAGGCCGACGACCGCTACCTGCGATATGCCATCGCCAGGCTCTCTGCCTATCGGAACGTCTGGTGGTCGGCGGCCAACGAGTACGACTTCATGATCCCGCCGCTGCGGGACGGGCAGCGGGGCAACAAGCGCATGGAGGACTGGGACCGGATCCTGTCGATTCTGGAAAAGGAAGATCCGCACCACAGGCTCCGCGGCATCCATCACGCGTCCAAGTTGTACGACCACTCGAAGCCCTGGGTAACCCATGTAAGCGTCCAGCATAGGGACCCGAGCCAGATCCTGAAATGGCGTGAGAGGTTCCAGAAGCCCGTCGTGCTGGACGAGTGCCGCTACGAGGGGAACATCAGCGCCAGTTGGGGCAAGCTCACCGGCCCCGAGATGCTGCGGCAATTCTGGGTGGGCACTGTCTGCGGCGGATACGTCGGCCACGGCGAGACGCTGCGGCACCCGCAGGACGTCCTGTGGTGGTCCAAAGGGGGAGTACTCCGCGGGGAGAGCCCGCCGCGCATCGCGTTCCTGCGCAAAACGATGGAGGCCCTCCCTTACGCCGAGATGACTCCGGCCCGCTTGGGACAGAGCGCGTTCGCACTGTCAAAGCCCGGTTCGGTCTATCTCGTTTACGCGACGGCTGAAGGCCCTGTCCGCCTACAGATGGAGGGAGAGCGCGAATATGAGGTCGACGAGATCGACACCTGGAACATGTCGGCCAGAAAGCTCCAGCCCGTAAAGCCCGGGGAATTCAGCTTTACCGCCCCGCACCCTGACTACCTTTTGCGAATCCGCGTTCCCAGCCAGCAATAACAGCCCGCCGGCCCTGCAAAAGTGCTGCGGCCTATTTGCTGGGGACCTGCCAGTGGACGCAGGACACACTGGGGGGCACGCCCGGTCAGGCTCTAGGGGTGGGGCGGATCGACGCCAAGGCGAGGGACTTCGCGGTCCTCACGCCCCGCAAGTGGTTCGAGCGGTGGAATGTCCCGCCAGGACTCCCCATGCAGACCCCATGCACGTTTATCCCTACGGCGTGACCAAAGCACGGATCGCGTTCCGGCTTGGGCGATCGCCCGGGCAGATGGCTTACCGGACGAAATCGTCCTTAGTGTAGAGCTTCCGGTCGGGGCCGGCGCTGCGGAGTTCCATTTTCGTGGCGCTGAGCTGGTGGAAGAACCACGGGGTGCTCCATGGGTCGCAAAGTTCTCCGGTGGCGTTGACCGATGATCCGCCGGGGAGGTCCAGCCGGAGCTGTTTGGCATTGTCGCCCAGCAGGGCGGAGGTGATTTCGGCATTGGTGCCGACGGGATTGCCGCCCAAGGCTACGGCGTAGTCGCGGAGGACGAGCTCCATGCTGTCGATGGCGTCGCGGACGCGTTGGATTTCCTCGGGCGTGAGCAGCGAGAGATCGGTTGCCGGAGGAGGCGGGGGCGGTGGCTCGACGGGAGTGACGGCCGGTTCTTCGGAAGACGTTTCCGGTGCGGGCGGTGGCGGGTTTTTCGCCGCCGGGGGAGCCGGGGACGGGGAGGCAGGCGCCGGCTGTGATTCCCATGGCCGCCAGAGGGCAAGGCCTAACAGGAGGATCGCGACGACGGTGGCGACGAGGACTTTCATGGGAAACTACGGTAGGTCTCGTAGTTTCAGACCCGCATGAAGCCGAGGTCCGGCGTGGCGAAACGGCCGAGATTCGGGAAGACCACCGGCAGGTGGGCGGCATCCACGCCGAACCATTTGGCCATGGTGGCGCTGTATTCGTCCACGCTGGTGGTGGGGATCCAGCGGCCGGTGCTGGTGTCGTCGGGGCCATTGACGGTGAGCACCGGGAAGGTGCCGTAGGTCTTCTTGCCGATCACGGCGCCGGTGGTGGGATTGCCATTGCCACCGAAGATGAGGTGGTGGCTGCCCCAGCCGTGGTCGCTGCCCTGGCCATTGGTGGGGAAGGTGCGGCCGAAGTCGGAGGTGGTGAAGCCGACCACGTTATTCGCCAGGGCGGGATCGCCGATGTCGGGGTTAAGCGGGTTATTGTAGGCGGCGATCTGTTCGATGGCGGCCTGGAAGGCACCGATGGCCTGGCTGAGCGTGGCAAGCAGGTTGGCGTGGGAGCCGGTCACGGCGGCCTCCTCCTGGGTGCCGTCACCCAACTGGGCGGTGTGGGTGTCGTAGCCGCCGGCGGAGACGAAGAAGATCTGGCGCTTCACCTTGAGGTTTTTCCGGCCGGCAATGATGCGGGCGACCATCTTCAATTGATCGCCAAGGCCGCCGGAAGGAAAGGGCGTGTTCCAGACCCAATTGGCGGGAGCACCGGATGAGGTGGCCGCGACCGAGTCATTGAGAATGGCTCCCGCGATGATGGCATTATCAATGACATCACCGAAGGCGTCGGCCTGGAGGTTCTCTTGGTTTAGCCGGGCGATCCGGCGGATGACATTTCCCCGCTCCGCCGTCGAGGTGCTGTTAGAAGCGGCACCGGCCAAGGTGACAGCGCCACTGGTAGAGACGTGGAACTGCTGGACGGTATTGCCCACCTCGAAGGTATTGGCCCCGGCGATGCTGGTGCAGAGGGAAACCTTCGCCCGGTCCACCGGATCCTCGAGCAACTCGGTCTGGTACGGATGGAGATAGTCGGCGACGCGGCCACCCCAACCGCTGCGAGGCGGTTGGTCGGGCAGCGAGGTTTGCCAGTGGGTGACCTGATCGGAGTGGGAAAATAGCTGAGGCGGCAAGGCGACGAGTTTCTTCTGATACTGGACGCGGTTGGTCGGGAAGAGCAGCGGACCCACGTTGAAGAGCGTGGCCAGCTTGCCAGCCTGGAAGAGGTTGGCGAGCTGCGGGCAGCCGGGGTGGAAGCCGTATTCGTTGCCGTCGTTGTTCAGCGGTGAGATCGGCAGCAGCAGGGATTCCGGGATGAACAGATTCCCGCGGATCGCCGCATAGTTCGCATGCTGGGCTCCGCGCGGGATGATCAGGTTGTTGGCATCGTTGCCGCCGTTGAGGAAGATGCAGACCAGCGCCTTGTAGTCGGTGAAGCTGCCGCCGACGCCATTGCCTTGGGCGAGGGCGGAATTGATGAGCCGGAAATCCCGCAGGGTGGTGGAGATGGCGGCGGAGCCCAGTGCGGCCCCGCCGATGGTGCGGAAGAAGCTGCGGCGGGAGCGGAGGAGACGGGCGCGGTCCTGGTCGATGGTGGACATGACGTTTCGTGGTGTGGGCTCAGCGTTGGATCGCGTGCTCGGGGGAAACGGCGATGAAGTAGAGGACGGCGCGGATGCGATTCCTCCGGTCGGTCTCGGTGGGGGTGGCGGGGTAAGCGATGTAGCCGGTGCCGGTATTGATGGAGACGTAGTTATAGATCTCGTTTTCCAAGGCGGTGCTCGCCGGCCTGCCCATCAGGATCCCCGACAGCTCCTGGATCAGGGCGCGGAGGTTGGGGGTATCGGTCCAGTTGCCGGTGGCACTGGGTCGGGGACCCATCCACTTCGAGAAGTCCATCATGATGTCGTGCGCGCCACCGACGAAGCTGCTGAAGCCGTTCGTGTAGCCGGCGGTGAGGCTGCCGCTGCCGGTGGTGCTGGTCGTGTGGTAGATGCCGGCGAAGAGGAAATTCGCCTGGCGGATGACGTTTGTGTCGGAGCTGATCTGGAACTCCGGCGTGACGAGGCCGCTATCGGCAAGCAAGCCGGGGAACTTGTAGCCGGGCTCGAAGAAATTGAAGACGGTGGGAGCACCCAGCGGGGTCTGGCCCAGCGCGGTATCGGTATTTCCGACATTCCAGTCCGAGTAGCCGGAAACGACGGTGCCCGAGCGGTTCAAGATCGGAGCATGCGGCGCGGCATTGAAGGTGCCCGTGCGGTCAAGAGTCGTGGGCGGCGGGGTGGTTTCGCCCTCCCGCTTCAACGTGAAG
This window contains:
- a CDS encoding PEP-CTERM sorting domain-containing protein; its protein translation is MRTLIFQGMILATMMVVSQAATVLIDGTTRNGGFEARDSAGTTYANVSGWYNYGAGVDTTAVISTPARTGTSAGIVSLASQPTINLGHIIAAGDTFDLQFFHRDNNATGSPVISWQIFYYSAEGDVDFDEGASTTGVALFSGTVTGTGAYQSSSISTTAAVEASDAGVGNTLYLRFFRTAGDGQFPLIDDVSLSVVPEPSAALLGGLGVLGLLRRRRP
- a CDS encoding DUF1501 domain-containing protein, translated to MSTIDQDRARLLRSRRSFFRTIGGAALGSAAISTTLRDFRLINSALAQGNGVGGSFTDYKALVCIFLNGGNDANNLIIPRGAQHANYAAIRGNLFIPESLLLPISPLNNDGNEYGFHPGCPQLANLFQAGKLATLFNVGPLLFPTNRVQYQKKLVALPPQLFSHSDQVTHWQTSLPDQPPRSGWGGRVADYLHPYQTELLEDPVDRAKVSLCTSIAGANTFEVGNTVQQFHVSTSGAVTLAGAASNSTSTAERGNVIRRIARLNQENLQADAFGDVIDNAIIAGAILNDSVAATSSGAPANWVWNTPFPSGGLGDQLKMVARIIAGRKNLKVKRQIFFVSAGGYDTHTAQLGDGTQEEAAVTGSHANLLATLSQAIGAFQAAIEQIAAYNNPLNPDIGDPALANNVVGFTTSDFGRTFPTNGQGSDHGWGSHHLIFGGNGNPTTGAVIGKKTYGTFPVLTVNGPDDTSTGRWIPTTSVDEYSATMAKWFGVDAAHLPVVFPNLGRFATPDLGFMRV
- a CDS encoding DUF5060 domain-containing protein, translating into MKRNLPLAWSLTAFLPFLSPLPAEQPKSVERWDVLELTLSGPSSGNPFVEVQLSARFTKGEETITVPGFYDGGGVYRVRFSPPDPGRWTYTTRSNQAELSGKDGSFEATAATGDNHGPVRIRETFHLAYADGTPFFQVGTTCYAWTHQTDELQKQTLETLATEPFNKLRMCVFPKSYRHNANDPTTFPFARAADGKAFDFERFDPANWRHLEQRIGDLRKLGIEADLILFHPYDRWGFAEMDSEADDRYLRYAIARLSAYRNVWWSAANEYDFMIPPLRDGQRGNKRMEDWDRILSILEKEDPHHRLRGIHHASKLYDHSKPWVTHVSVQHRDPSQILKWRERFQKPVVLDECRYEGNISASWGKLTGPEMLRQFWVGTVCGGYVGHGETLRHPQDVLWWSKGGVLRGESPPRIAFLRKTMEALPYAEMTPARLGQSAFALSKPGSVYLVYATAEGPVRLQMEGEREYEVDEIDTWNMSARKLQPVKPGEFSFTAPHPDYLLRIRVPSQQ
- a CDS encoding glycoside hydrolase family 18 protein is translated as MRISIFLPSAIVAATCGSSTVLSESLPANASTAHSAVIHFDRTDYFVENRYGATTPTKSAGQLETAIVFNQGAFMEPDTDGHLDLPANFADRVAFIRSASPNAKLTLGVFSLRHIVSNPTGLQAFIDQVHELVDTHNFTGIDIDWEDMPNSGTYVSPANYGATVKAIADEFRPQGIVVSTSHAHGSQYEPYVEAIANTVDFVNIQFYFAQSNAMDLATFKSRLSAYINRGLRASQIRIGLPSYGMTAQGNSTTDKWRSWNQLRNAGVDLAQANQWTDPGNGHVYYFSGLELVDAKVNYARSNGFAGVFSWELTQDTNYDHELSINRRIDSLAAQTPVLELSNSNAGNGALGTGVATLGSGAVLNHGILRFSRTGTNVYGNTIEGSGRVETAGSGTTVLTGDSGYAGGSLVAAGSVLQIGNGAAQGSITGPIEVNGTLAFNRSDDLNIANPISGTGRLNKAGAGRLSLDEEDLPLTLTTFAITGGTVANTGDLQFPGNVLIGDAATGTFSQSSGTLTFSTPVGDWGNGVNIGHRNGGIGRYEIAGGTLNVPNANTILSAGGACSGTLAVSGSGTANLKGIAMGTSATGVAHLHLIGGRLNVGSGGIYHWVTPAAGAVREIRLESGVLGALEDWSSAVNMSLSGAELGIAIDTADGTSPDETRQIRLSGILSGAGSVTLTGGGSLVLGGTNSYTGTTTVEEGTLSLEGSLASETTVAEKGTLRGTGAIHAPVNVQSRGTLAPAATSTFTTGRLDLAEDAILLAEGRTSVTGDVSVAGAEIVVTTAPEASPGVLISYSGIRTGKFAATTVPLGWEIRYDDDAREIQLVPRDAGFGAWMEQLEAEGQTGFNDDADSDGISNGLEFVFGGDPLIPDSTILPALAASEEGGFRYSFRRDSRAREHSVITVKFSDDLSSWPEERDIILGADTLSSQSIEIADQGDHDWITIPLPADAPRTFIRLDVREP